Proteins found in one Nostoc sp. NIES-3756 genomic segment:
- the ppsA gene encoding phosphoenolpyruvate synthase: MVTVSQNTFTQLSKEKSLVLWFDEVGIKDIGLVGGKNASLGEMIQQLTPKGVNVPTGFATTAYAYRYFIQSAGLEAKLRELFADLDVEDVRNLQERGLKARSLLMHTPFPLELQEAIATAYRSLCDQYNPDTDVAVRSSATAEDLPDASFAGQQETYLNVVGVEQVLTACHKCFASLFTDRAISYRHTKGFDHFNVALAVGVQKMVRSDLATSGVMFSIDTETGFKDAALITAAYGLGENVVQGAVNPDEYYVFKPTLKAGFKPIIDKKLGSKELRMVYDEGSQSTKNEPVLTQEQNQFALSDAEIIQLAHWACLIEDHYSQAHGSYTPMDIEWAKDGITNQIFVVQARPETVQSQKNSNVLRSYRLGQGTGDRGQGTDNLHNSQSLVPLVTGRAIGEAISQGKARVILNPKQIEQFQAGEVLVTERTDPDWEPIMKRASAIITNSGGRTCHAAIIARELGVPAIVGCGNATQVLTTGQEVTVSCAEGEEGNVYPGLLPFEVKEVALENLPRTRTQILMNVGNPQEAFSLSAIPNDGVGLARTEFIIANQIQVHPLALIHFDKLEDAEQKAKVAAITKMYDDKPQYFVDKLAQGVGRIAAAFYPKPVIVRMSDFKSNEYRNLAGGPQFEPEEENPMLGWRGAARYYDQGYREGFALECQALKRVRDEMGLTNVIPMIPFCRTPEEGRLVLAEMAKHDLKQGVNGLQVYVMCELPSNVILAEQFAEVFDGFSIGSNDLTQLTLGLDRDSGLVARLFDERSPAVKQMVKMAIASAKKQHRKIGICGQAPSDYPEFAQFLVEEGIDSISLNPDSVLKTMLEIAKVEQQSK; this comes from the coding sequence ATGGTGACAGTATCTCAAAACACTTTTACACAGTTATCTAAAGAGAAATCACTTGTTCTCTGGTTTGATGAGGTTGGTATTAAAGATATCGGCTTGGTGGGGGGTAAAAATGCCTCATTAGGGGAAATGATTCAACAACTTACACCCAAAGGCGTAAACGTACCAACAGGATTTGCCACAACTGCCTATGCTTATCGTTATTTTATTCAATCGGCTGGGTTAGAAGCCAAGTTGCGGGAATTATTTGCAGATTTGGATGTGGAGGATGTGCGAAATTTACAAGAACGGGGACTAAAAGCGCGATCGCTCCTGATGCACACCCCATTTCCCTTAGAATTACAAGAAGCGATCGCTACTGCATATCGCAGTTTATGTGACCAGTACAACCCCGATACAGATGTCGCCGTTCGTTCCAGCGCCACCGCCGAAGACCTTCCCGATGCAAGTTTTGCCGGACAACAAGAAACCTATCTCAATGTAGTAGGTGTAGAACAAGTATTAACAGCTTGTCATAAATGTTTTGCTTCCCTATTTACAGACCGCGCAATTTCCTATCGCCACACTAAAGGCTTCGACCATTTTAATGTTGCCTTGGCTGTGGGTGTACAGAAAATGGTACGTTCTGACCTTGCCACATCTGGAGTCATGTTTTCTATTGACACAGAGACAGGTTTTAAAGATGCAGCATTAATTACAGCCGCCTATGGTTTAGGTGAAAATGTTGTTCAAGGTGCAGTAAATCCAGATGAATATTATGTATTCAAGCCTACATTAAAAGCAGGATTCAAACCAATTATTGATAAAAAATTGGGTAGCAAAGAATTAAGAATGGTCTATGATGAAGGCTCCCAATCTACTAAAAATGAACCCGTATTAACCCAAGAACAAAATCAATTTGCTCTGAGTGATGCAGAAATTATACAACTCGCTCATTGGGCTTGTTTAATTGAAGATCATTATTCCCAAGCCCACGGTAGTTATACCCCAATGGATATCGAATGGGCAAAAGATGGCATTACTAACCAAATTTTTGTAGTCCAAGCACGTCCAGAAACTGTGCAGTCGCAGAAGAACAGTAACGTGTTGCGGAGTTATCGGTTAGGACAAGGGACGGGGGACAGGGGACAGGGAACAGACAATTTACATAATTCCCAATCCCTAGTCCCGTTAGTTACCGGACGCGCTATTGGCGAAGCAATTAGCCAAGGAAAAGCACGGGTCATTTTAAACCCCAAACAAATAGAACAGTTCCAAGCTGGGGAAGTTTTAGTAACGGAAAGAACTGACCCCGACTGGGAACCAATTATGAAACGTGCTAGTGCAATTATCACTAATTCTGGTGGTCGTACCTGTCATGCGGCAATTATTGCACGGGAATTAGGTGTACCTGCGATCGTGGGTTGTGGTAATGCTACGCAAGTTTTAACCACTGGTCAAGAAGTGACAGTTTCTTGTGCCGAGGGAGAAGAAGGGAACGTTTATCCAGGCTTATTACCTTTCGAGGTCAAGGAAGTTGCTTTGGAGAATTTACCCCGCACCCGTACCCAAATTTTAATGAATGTGGGTAATCCTCAAGAAGCTTTTAGTTTATCTGCTATTCCTAATGATGGAGTTGGTTTAGCGCGGACAGAGTTTATCATTGCTAATCAAATCCAAGTTCATCCTTTGGCGTTGATACACTTCGATAAATTGGAGGATGCAGAACAAAAAGCTAAAGTTGCGGCAATTACAAAAATGTATGATGACAAGCCGCAGTATTTTGTCGATAAGTTAGCCCAAGGTGTGGGGAGAATTGCGGCGGCCTTTTATCCCAAACCCGTGATTGTGCGAATGTCAGACTTTAAGAGTAATGAGTATCGCAACCTCGCAGGCGGCCCCCAATTTGAACCAGAAGAAGAAAACCCGATGCTTGGTTGGCGGGGGGCAGCGCGTTACTATGATCAGGGTTATAGAGAAGGCTTTGCTTTAGAGTGTCAGGCTCTCAAACGGGTACGAGATGAGATGGGTTTAACTAATGTCATTCCCATGATTCCTTTCTGTCGCACACCCGAAGAAGGACGCTTGGTTTTAGCAGAGATGGCAAAGCATGATTTGAAACAAGGCGTTAACGGTTTACAAGTTTATGTAATGTGCGAATTACCGAGTAACGTCATCCTAGCGGAACAGTTTGCCGAGGTATTTGACGGGTTTTCCATTGGTTCCAACGACCTAACTCAGTTAACTCTGGGATTGGATAGAGATTCGGGTTTGGTTGCAAGACTGTTTGACGAACGTAGCCCGGCTGTGAAACAAATGGTAAAAATGGCGATCGCATCTGCAAAAAAACAGCACCGCAAAATCGGTATTTGCGGACAAGCACCAAGCGATTACCCCGAATTTGCTCAGTTTTTAGTAGAAGAAGGAATCGATTCTATCAGTCTCAATCCCGACTCTGTATTAAAGACGATGCTGGAAATAGCCAAGGTAGAACAGCAAAGTAAATAA
- a CDS encoding HNH endonuclease → MEAQPPSQPHILQNSVVVFSKNYLPLARINIKRAIALLVTGQAESVNFGTTKQWEVRSPSIVLQVPEHIRLTAGNPERHWKIPAVNRREVLRRDNHTCQYCGSTKNLTLDHVIPRSKGGQHTWDNVVTACSKCNSTKSDRLPHEAGMVLKTKPKAPIHPAVTFAEQFWNAQRLNESE, encoded by the coding sequence ATGGAAGCTCAACCACCAAGTCAGCCCCACATACTACAAAATTCAGTTGTAGTGTTCTCAAAAAACTACTTACCACTAGCACGCATCAATATTAAAAGAGCGATCGCCCTTTTAGTCACAGGTCAAGCAGAATCTGTGAATTTTGGTACTACAAAGCAGTGGGAAGTCCGTTCACCCAGCATCGTACTACAAGTACCAGAACATATCCGCTTAACGGCTGGCAATCCCGAACGCCATTGGAAAATACCTGCTGTAAACCGTCGTGAGGTGTTGAGGCGAGACAATCATACCTGCCAGTACTGCGGTAGCACCAAGAATTTAACGCTTGACCATGTAATACCCCGTTCAAAAGGTGGACAACATACCTGGGACAACGTTGTCACAGCCTGTTCCAAGTGTAATTCAACCAAGAGCGATCGCCTTCCACATGAAGCAGGAATGGTACTCAAAACCAAACCCAAAGCCCCCATTCATCCAGCCGTTACATTTGCTGAACAATTCTGGAACGCACAACGCTTGAATGAATCTGAGTAA
- a CDS encoding dolichyl-phosphate-mannose--protein mannosyltransferase translates to MTKNLYRIGLLSIFLLSLSLRFWGLDRFNTLVFDEIYYAKFGHNYLNHLPFFDGHPPFGKYMIALGMWLSSYIPFWQEGVNGLTGAMRSPWSYRWINALSGSFIPIFTANIAYQISNRPGFALLAGLFTALDGLFLVESRYALINIYIVIFGLLGQWLFLLALSNYRKKRNLYLILAGVAFGCSIATKWNGLFYLVGIYLIWGLGWVWQLITGKNHLTDEQETNTQNISSLYKLTQVNIWQIILFLGIIPTAIYSLIWVPHLQINPKYNFIQVHQEILGFHERLGGNTAQVHPYCAAWYKWPLMTRPMAYYYQTAQSVNDPLPVLGPPLPSGAGKVIYDVHAMGNPFLWWFGVAALLFLMGMLMAKVAIPLVKKQPLALPKQLSVDSWIAIYILLNYAVNLLPWTRVSRCAFIYHYMTAVVFAFLAIAWFVDQCLRSYHPPLRIVGVTISFLIIAAFIFWLPVYLGLPLSPEGYKLRMWFRSWV, encoded by the coding sequence ATGACTAAAAACCTTTATCGAATTGGCTTATTGAGTATCTTCTTGCTGTCCCTTTCTTTACGGTTTTGGGGACTGGATAGATTTAATACTCTGGTATTCGATGAAATTTACTATGCTAAATTCGGTCACAACTATCTTAACCATTTACCATTTTTTGATGGTCATCCACCTTTTGGTAAATATATGATTGCTTTGGGAATGTGGCTGAGTAGCTATATTCCTTTTTGGCAAGAGGGGGTTAATGGGTTGACAGGTGCCATGCGATCGCCTTGGAGTTATCGTTGGATCAATGCCCTGTCTGGCTCGTTTATTCCTATATTTACTGCTAATATTGCCTATCAAATCAGTAACCGTCCTGGCTTTGCTTTACTTGCTGGTTTATTCACTGCTCTTGACGGTCTATTTCTTGTAGAATCTCGTTACGCACTCATCAATATTTATATTGTTATATTTGGCTTATTAGGTCAATGGTTATTTTTATTAGCATTATCTAATTACAGAAAAAAACGTAATTTATATTTAATATTAGCTGGTGTGGCTTTTGGTTGTTCGATTGCCACAAAATGGAATGGTTTATTTTATTTAGTTGGAATTTATTTAATTTGGGGTTTAGGCTGGGTTTGGCAGTTAATTACAGGGAAGAATCACTTAACTGATGAACAGGAAACTAATACCCAAAATATATCATCATTATATAAGCTAACACAAGTCAATATTTGGCAGATTATATTATTTTTAGGCATAATCCCTACTGCAATTTATAGTTTAATTTGGGTTCCTCATCTACAAATCAATCCCAAATACAACTTTATCCAAGTTCATCAAGAAATTTTGGGTTTTCATGAACGTCTTGGGGGTAATACTGCACAAGTACACCCTTATTGTGCAGCTTGGTATAAATGGCCGTTGATGACTAGACCAATGGCATATTATTATCAAACGGCTCAAAGTGTTAATGACCCCTTACCTGTATTGGGGCCGCCTTTACCAAGCGGGGCAGGAAAAGTAATTTATGATGTTCATGCAATGGGCAATCCTTTTTTATGGTGGTTTGGTGTTGCAGCTTTATTATTTTTGATGGGGATGCTGATGGCAAAAGTAGCGATTCCTTTAGTCAAAAAACAGCCTCTTGCTTTGCCAAAACAGCTTTCTGTTGATAGTTGGATTGCTATATATATACTGTTGAATTATGCCGTAAATTTATTGCCTTGGACGAGGGTGTCGCGGTGTGCATTTATCTATCACTATATGACGGCTGTAGTGTTTGCATTTTTAGCGATCGCCTGGTTTGTGGATCAATGTCTCCGCAGTTATCATCCCCCATTACGGATTGTGGGTGTAACTATTTCCTTTCTAATTATCGCTGCTTTTATTTTTTGGCTACCTGTTTATTTAGGTTTACCACTTTCTCCTGAAGGTTATAAATTACGGATGTGGTTTAGGTCTTGGGTTTAA
- a CDS encoding sensor histidine kinase yields the protein MKIDLESPTINITSLKEAPIHLSGQIQPHGVLLVLEEPELKILQVSNNTWSILGISAENILQKKLEDLLDSFQIERIQAGLSSGNLEFINPTKIWIRKKGDDYAVFDAVFHRNAEGFLIVELEPAITQENIPFLSFYHLAKASISQLQQTANLRDFCQIIVQEVRKVTGFDRVMLYKFDDDGHGSVMAEEKLDSLEPYLGLHYPESDIPKPARKLFTSNSIRVIPNAQAQAVQMIPALNPVSDRPVDLTNSILRSAATCHLEYLHNMGVGASLSISLIKDNKLWGLIACHHQSAKYVSYELRKACEFLGRVIFSEISAREETEDYDYRMNLTHIQSLLVEYMSQEDNFIDGLVKHQPNLLDLTGAKGAAVCFGDHFTLIGETPKEEDLVFLVQWLKNNAEEDFFFTDSLPQIYPDAERYKNVASGLLAIPISQRNYVLWFRPEVIQTVNWGGDPNKAFEVNQTDGNVRLCPRKSFELWKETVRLTSLPWKYVEIKAALELRKAIVNIVLRQADELAQLAHDLERSNAELKKFAYVASHDLQEPLNQVANYVQLLEMRYQDELDEDAGEFITFAVEGVSLMQTLIDDVLAYSKVDTQAIAFQLTEVEKALDKALGNLRQRIAETGATVTHDPLPTVMAGSTQLMQLFQNLIANAIKFRSEEALQIHIGAERLEDEWLFSVKDNGIGIDPQFSDRIFVIFQRLHTRDEYHGTGMGLAICKKIIECHRGRIWVESQLGQGATFYFTIPVGGRERERRNGRKTQNNLFSRGQ from the coding sequence ATGAAAATAGACTTAGAATCACCCACAATTAATATAACTAGCTTAAAAGAAGCGCCTATACATCTTTCTGGACAAATTCAACCGCATGGAGTGCTTTTAGTTTTAGAGGAGCCTGAGCTAAAGATATTACAAGTTAGTAATAATACGTGGAGTATTCTAGGTATTAGTGCTGAAAATATATTACAAAAAAAGTTAGAAGATTTACTAGATTCCTTCCAAATTGAAAGGATTCAAGCAGGCTTATCTTCTGGAAATCTGGAATTTATTAATCCGACAAAAATTTGGATACGTAAAAAGGGTGATGATTATGCAGTATTTGATGCTGTTTTTCATCGCAATGCTGAAGGTTTCTTGATTGTCGAGTTAGAACCCGCAATTACTCAAGAAAATATCCCTTTTCTCAGCTTTTATCATTTGGCTAAAGCTTCAATTAGCCAATTGCAGCAAACAGCTAATCTGCGGGATTTTTGCCAAATAATTGTGCAAGAAGTGCGGAAAGTTACTGGGTTTGATCGGGTAATGTTATATAAATTCGATGATGATGGACATGGTTCCGTCATGGCGGAAGAAAAGCTAGATAGCCTAGAACCATACTTAGGACTGCACTACCCAGAATCAGATATTCCCAAACCAGCAAGAAAATTATTTACTTCTAACTCTATTCGGGTGATTCCTAACGCTCAGGCTCAAGCTGTACAGATGATACCAGCTTTAAACCCAGTAAGCGATCGCCCAGTCGATTTAACTAACTCTATTCTCAGGAGTGCGGCAACTTGTCACCTAGAATACCTGCATAATATGGGTGTGGGTGCTTCCCTAAGTATCTCGTTAATTAAAGACAATAAACTCTGGGGATTAATAGCTTGTCATCACCAGTCAGCTAAATATGTTTCCTATGAACTGCGTAAAGCCTGCGAATTTTTAGGACGAGTGATATTCAGCGAAATCTCCGCCAGAGAAGAAACTGAAGATTATGACTATCGGATGAATCTTACACATATTCAATCGCTGTTGGTTGAATATATGTCTCAAGAAGATAACTTTATCGATGGTTTAGTCAAACATCAGCCGAATCTTTTGGACTTAACAGGCGCTAAAGGTGCTGCTGTGTGTTTTGGCGACCATTTTACCTTAATTGGTGAGACTCCCAAAGAAGAAGATTTAGTCTTTTTAGTCCAATGGTTGAAGAATAACGCAGAGGAAGACTTTTTCTTCACTGATTCCTTACCGCAAATTTATCCAGATGCGGAAAGATATAAAAACGTAGCCAGTGGTTTGTTAGCCATTCCTATTTCCCAACGCAATTACGTTTTGTGGTTCCGTCCGGAAGTAATTCAAACGGTTAACTGGGGTGGTGATCCCAACAAAGCATTTGAAGTCAATCAAACAGATGGAAATGTACGTCTGTGTCCTCGCAAATCCTTTGAACTGTGGAAAGAAACAGTCCGCCTCACCTCCCTACCTTGGAAATATGTAGAAATTAAAGCCGCGTTAGAATTGCGTAAAGCCATTGTCAACATTGTCCTGCGCCAAGCTGATGAACTAGCTCAGTTAGCGCACGATTTAGAACGTTCCAACGCCGAACTGAAAAAGTTTGCTTATGTTGCATCCCACGACTTACAAGAACCGCTCAACCAAGTAGCGAATTATGTACAGTTGTTAGAGATGCGCTATCAAGATGAACTAGATGAGGATGCAGGCGAGTTTATCACCTTTGCCGTTGAGGGTGTGAGTTTGATGCAGACCCTCATAGATGATGTATTGGCATATTCTAAAGTAGATACACAGGCGATCGCATTTCAACTAACCGAAGTAGAAAAAGCCTTAGACAAAGCCTTGGGGAACTTGCGCCAACGCATCGCCGAAACAGGCGCAACAGTTACTCACGACCCCTTACCAACGGTGATGGCTGGTAGTACGCAATTAATGCAGCTATTCCAGAACTTGATAGCCAACGCTATTAAATTCCGCAGCGAGGAAGCACTACAAATTCATATAGGTGCAGAAAGACTAGAAGACGAATGGCTATTTTCCGTTAAGGATAATGGAATTGGAATTGACCCGCAATTTAGCGATCGCATTTTCGTCATTTTCCAACGCTTACACACGCGAGACGAGTATCATGGTACAGGCATGGGTTTAGCAATTTGTAAAAAAATTATCGAATGCCACCGTGGGCGAATTTGGGTAGAATCACAACTTGGTCAAGGTGCTACCTTCTACTTTACGATACCAGTTGGAGGTCGAGAGCGTGAGCGTAGAAACGGAAGAAAAACACAGAACAATCTTTTTAGTCGAGGACAATAA
- a CDS encoding response regulator → MSVETEEKHRTIFLVEDNKADIRLIQEAFKNSQVPHEVVTVRDGMDAMAYLRQEGDYTHAPRPDLILLDLNLPRKDGREVLAEIKADPVLKRIPVVVLTTSRNEDDIFHSYDLHVNCYITKSRNLTQLFQIVKGIEEFWLSTVTLPPE, encoded by the coding sequence GTGAGCGTAGAAACGGAAGAAAAACACAGAACAATCTTTTTAGTCGAGGACAATAAAGCCGATATCCGCCTGATTCAAGAAGCATTTAAAAACAGCCAAGTACCGCACGAAGTGGTAACAGTTAGAGATGGAATGGACGCAATGGCTTATCTACGCCAAGAGGGAGATTATACCCATGCACCGCGTCCAGACCTCATCTTATTGGATTTGAATCTACCTCGAAAAGACGGTAGGGAAGTGCTAGCGGAAATCAAAGCTGACCCTGTACTCAAACGGATACCAGTAGTAGTATTGACCACATCTAGAAACGAAGACGACATTTTTCACAGCTACGACCTACACGTCAACTGCTACATCACCAAATCCCGTAACCTCACCCAGCTCTTCCAAATCGTCAAAGGAATTGAAGAGTTCTGGCTTTCTACCGTCACTCTACCACCGGAATGA
- a CDS encoding hybrid sensor histidine kinase/response regulator, giving the protein MVGHSVRILLIEDSLAEARLLQEYLHQAESKQFVLVHVKRLQEALNELRQNSYDVILLDLTLPDSQGLSSLPVLIACDPSIPIVVLTNTNDEDLAIAAVRQGAQDYLVKRQVNVNVLVRAVCYAIERKQAFESLRTLNTTLEHRVEERTAELVKAQEINQFKSEFVSMLSHDIRNPLNTILLAAGLLQNNEDKLTQEKKRSHLQMIRVAIKNMAQILDEVSLIGKAESGKLQCEIIAIDLEAFCRQLLQEAQLTINEKQLNVIFTCNKTLNEALLDETLLRHILGNVLGNAIKYSLPGGTIKFELTAQNHAVMFKIQDWGIGISQEDQKQLFQPFHRGDNVGGVAGTGLGLAIVKKCVDAHGGEIIVNSEVGFGTTFTVILPLINI; this is encoded by the coding sequence ATGGTTGGACACTCAGTCAGGATTTTGTTAATTGAGGATAGCCTTGCAGAAGCTAGGTTATTGCAGGAATATTTGCATCAAGCTGAGTCCAAGCAATTTGTTCTGGTTCATGTGAAGCGATTACAGGAAGCACTCAATGAACTAAGACAAAACAGCTATGATGTGATTTTGCTAGACCTGACTTTACCCGACAGCCAAGGGTTATCATCCTTACCTGTATTGATAGCCTGCGATCCTAGTATACCGATTGTTGTGCTGACTAATACTAACGATGAAGATTTAGCGATCGCCGCAGTCAGACAGGGAGCGCAAGATTATCTAGTCAAGCGACAGGTAAATGTTAATGTATTGGTGCGTGCTGTCTGTTATGCGATCGAGCGTAAACAGGCATTTGAAAGTTTACGTACACTCAATACAACATTAGAACACCGAGTTGAAGAACGCACTGCGGAATTAGTGAAAGCACAAGAAATCAATCAGTTTAAATCTGAGTTTGTTTCTATGCTTTCCCATGACATTCGTAATCCTTTAAATACTATTTTGTTAGCTGCTGGTTTATTACAAAATAACGAAGATAAATTAACTCAAGAAAAAAAACGCTCTCATTTACAAATGATTCGTGTCGCAATCAAAAATATGGCACAAATATTAGATGAAGTGTCATTAATAGGTAAAGCCGAGTCTGGTAAACTCCAGTGTGAAATTATTGCCATAGATTTGGAAGCCTTTTGTCGCCAACTATTACAAGAAGCGCAATTAACTATCAACGAAAAGCAACTAAATGTAATTTTTACCTGTAATAAAACACTAAATGAAGCCTTATTAGATGAAACTTTATTACGACATATTTTAGGGAATGTGCTAGGCAACGCCATTAAATATTCCCTACCCGGTGGTACAATCAAATTTGAATTAACTGCTCAAAATCATGCAGTAATGTTTAAAATTCAAGATTGGGGAATTGGTATTTCTCAAGAAGACCAAAAGCAACTATTCCAACCTTTCCATCGTGGAGACAATGTTGGCGGAGTTGCAGGTACAGGCTTAGGATTAGCTATTGTGAAAAAATGTGTTGATGCTCACGGCGGTGAAATTATCGTCAATAGCGAAGTTGGTTTCGGTACAACTTTCACTGTCATCCTTCCATTAATTAACATTTAA